A genomic window from Nomascus leucogenys isolate Asia chromosome 10, Asia_NLE_v1, whole genome shotgun sequence includes:
- the LOC101176683 gene encoding uncharacterized protein LOC101176683 produces the protein MAWGEHIRWGPGQRLTWDTLAEGPRSVPRALQGLPETLAPRWIRQHKGRGRSRKAESGQAGWWGNNQGPIAWLPQWLRGGQGLMDGQQPREPAEAGDGAVGPSRLPVGPSLTLIASSISPASLSSPVRERSRRACGWIQGPRSRVLTDEGQRRARLSSLWAGQDGQSQGTGRVGSRGAGRGRCTLEGQAPRGPLGASSGTGPQRTLRALGRPRASDVVTPSGNAVGAGPPTLSHTRPASGLDVLTSRRGCCLAQEGHPHCAPQASPSTSPRQPVLEKTSGDERHRKMAPGASRLALSAGLYKGIPLQMWGQVWSHLLNVEKVKAENLGKYQVMKKKGKRSPGNFHQIWGLEGPWEDGVIQRDGGFPRAEAGVTLEE, from the exons ATGGCCTGGGGTGAGCACATACGGTGGGGCCCGGGGCAGCGGCTCACCTGGGACACCTTAGCAGAGGGGCCTCGGTCAGTCCCCAGGGCTCTGCAAGGGCTTCCGGAGACCCTGGCTCCCCGCTGGATCCGTCAGCAcaaaggcagagggaggagcaggAAGGCCGAGTCGGGGCAGGCAGGATGGTGGGGGAACAACCAGGGACCCATTGCATGGCTGCCACAGTGGCTTAGAGGAGGGCAGGGACTGATGGATGGACAACAGCCCCGAGAGCCAGCTGAGGCTGGAGACGGGGCTGTGGGGCCATCCCGGCTGCCTGTGGGGCCCTCACTCACCCTCATCGCCTCTAGCATCTCCCCAGCATCACTTAGCAGCCCAGTGAGAGAGCGGTCAAGGCGGGCGTGTGGGTGGATCCAGGGCCCTCGCTCAAGGGTTCTGACAGATGAGGGTCAAAGAAGGGCCAGGCTGTCCAGTCTCTGGGCCGGGCAGGATGGGCAAAGTCAAGGAACAGGCAGGGTCGGCAGCCGGGGTGCAGGGAGAGGCAGGTGTACGCTGGAAGGTCAGGCCCCGCGAGGGCCCTTGGGGGCGTCAAGTGGGACAGGGCCCCAGCGCACCCTCCGTGCCCTGGGCAGGCCTCGGGCCAGTGATGTGGTCACTCCCTCAGGAAATGCTGTTGGGGCCGGACCACCCACCCTGAGCCACACCCGTCCCGCCTCAGGCCTGGACGTTCTGACCTCCCGCAGAGGATGCTGCCTAGCCCAGGAGGGGCACCCTCATTGTGCACCCCAAGCCTCGCCCTCCACAAGCCCCAGGCAGCCCGTGTTGG AGAAGACGTCAGGGGATGAGAGACACAGAAAAATGGCTCCGGGTGCTTCTCGACTGGCG CTGTCTGCTGGGCTCTACAAGGGAATCCCTCTGCAGatgtggggccaggtgtggtcacACTTGCTGAATGTTGAGAAAGTGAAGGCTGAGAACCTGGGAAAATACCAG GTTATGAAGAAAAAGGGCAAGAGGTCCCCTGGGAACTTCCACCAGATATGGGGATTGGAAGGTCCCTGGGAAGATGGGGTGATCCAGAGGGATGGGGGCTTCCCCAGAGCAGAGGCAGGGGTCACCCTTGAGGAGTGA